GCCCCACTGCCCAGCACGGCTGAAACATCAGTTTCTCTGGGTAGGAAACCCAGTGCTCTTCGCTGAAAAGACTGGTCACACGTTCCCGGGttgcagcccagggcaggaaGCTGCAACTGCTCCTGGGAAGGAGATGAAAAGCCAAGCACGTGAAGCCTTTGCTGGTACAGGACAAGAACATCTCTAGCCTTAAAAGCTGCCCCAGCCTGGGTAGGGCAGTGCTGAGTGGAATCCTCACACCCTTGCACCGGATTGGTCCTGTACACTAGTCAACTAAAGACATTATATTACAGTGCTTGCATTATTGGTGTGCAAAGAGTCTTTGACAGTCCCGCAGaattcctgtttattttcttgcttccaCCCTGCAGTCAACTCACCACCAACAGCAAGAGAACAGTGTGAAGAAGGACAGGGCGCACCTCTCCCCTTGCCACCACTTAGAGCCACGCTGCTCTCCCCATCACATGATGTACCAcgctgcagctcctgctgccacagCGACGCAGGCCGCCAGGATCAGCTGCACTAGGGGCTGCTTTGCCAGGGCCAAGGCAGCGTGATAGGGGCAGCCAGGTCCTGCCTTGCCTCCTAGAACACAGAAAGCACCGTTAGTGCTGCGAGTCTTGTGCCATACGCATGTGGCAGCTCTGTCGTTGCCCACCACCTACCTAGTTTGTCTGCATAGTAAGGGCATTTGCATAGGTCTCCTTTTCCATCGTGGACTGGAAAGCCTCCGTCTTGGGCTTCTTCTGTCAGTGACCTGCCAATCTTGTCCAGTTCATCAAACACCTGCAAGTGGTCACAGCGAGTATGTGAAGCAGGCACAGCCAGGCAGCTTTCATCCCGACCCCTGGAACGATCTGGAGAACAGGCAAGAGCcactcctgcctccctccccccaaagaCAGCATGTGCTACTCATTTCGGAGCGCCTTGCAGGCAGACCTGTGGTGACGGCATCTGGCACATGCTACGGCTCTGAGAAGGCACAGCCCATTCCAAGAGCATCAAGTCAGACCCAGGAATGAGACAGACGCAGCATCACCCTGCTGTTCGCCTCCCAGCCTGCTGCGGAGGGGAGCGCGAGGCAACacgctctcccctccctgctgcagacCCCCTTGGGGATCGCTGCTCCTGTTGGTGCAGTGGTCAGGCAGCCGCTCCAGCTCCGCTGCCAGGGGTTTCCCTAAGGATCCTGACAAAGGAGCCAACCAGATCCCACCACGTTTCTGGCCAGCTTAAACCACACCCACCTGCTACAGGCACAGATTAAAGCTTCCATCCAGTAGCTAAGACTATGTTCATCCCCCTGGGGCAAGTGGCAGCTCAGTCAGGTTTTATGAAAGGCAAATACTATGGGAAGGAACAAGAGGCTACAGACGTTTTTGGCCATTGGGCAACATGTCAGACGTGAGACAGGAGCCGAATTGTAACCAGTGTGGTGCAATATGCTCAAACCGTTTGAGGCTGTTGGAGCGAGAGCTCTGCTCCCCCCACTGCTTCAGAGCCACACAGCCCACAGGAATCTTGTAGTGAAGGCATCTTAATTTTGCCTTAATCAAAGGCTTGGCTGTGGTGTTAGAGTATGGGAGGAATTCCTACCCGACACCAGCCATGTCTCCAGAAGCTAGCAAAAGAGCTATTCAAACTAGAATCCCACCCCCACAACAAGGAGGGGCTCTGGTGGTCTCAGACCCAAACCACTGCCTGGATGAGCAGTCTGACTGAATTAACCTGGGCCTAAGAGCTGGTCCAGacccaaaagcagcagcacctaCACATACAGGGGCTCAAGGGATTTAGTACCTGCATGTTAAATCTGAAGGCTCGGTTGGCCTCTTCCACGATCCTTTCCTTGGTGTTCTTGTCCAAGTCCAGAGCGTTCATCCTCGCTCTGTAGAGCTGCTTGAACTGCTGCGCGTTGGAAATGTTGTCAAACATGTAGAATTGTATCCCTTCCTCAGTACTGGGCAACTTCAGGGCCCTCTGGGCTACCTTCTTCAGTACTTGGCCACCTGAGAGGTCCCCCATGTAGCGTGTGTAAGCGTGAGCCACTAGCAGCTCTGGCTCGTGCTGTCCCACATGATGGATTCTGTCCACATAGTGCTGAGTTGCCTCTGAACACTGGatcttctctttccagtcttctccatagaaatatttcaggtcTTTGACCAATGCTTCTCTCCGGTGAAGCTCTAGGGGGAAATACAGAGGAGCAAAGACTGGGTTGTCCTTGTTGCGATCCATTTCCTCTTCCAGAGCAGAGTACGTGAAGTAAAGTGCCACGGTGGCCAGCTACGGACAAAGCACAGCTAATGTGAGAAGCCATTCACTAGATCAGCGCATCACACCTTGTGACTGCTCCCCCCCTGCGTGGAGTTGGGGTGAACAAGGAGGAAACCCCCAGGCTTGACACAAAACCAGCCTGGAGAGCACGTACCAGCCACGTATCACTTGAAGGACCAGAGGCTCTTCTCTATCTACATTCATAACAACAAAGCCTACAGAGCACGAGCTAAGAATTAGTCTAATGTTGCCAGCTGTGTGCTCTGGGCCTCCTGCCACCTTGAGAGCGAGGCACAGGGACAAACTTCATCCAAAAGGTACAACTAGCACCAATAGCCTTGTGCTATAGGAGACTACTGTATATGCCAAGACCTTCAGGATCAGACAGTGCTGCTCAGACCCAGAATACCATCTCTTCTGTACAGACGAGAAAGCAATCCAACCTGCAGTCTAGGGAAAACAGCCTAGTCTTCAGAGGATGGACTAAGTGCTGTAATCTCGCCAGGATTTCACTCCTGAACAGCTTATGCCACCAGTATCTATGCTGCAGCCACACCTGCCTTGAGTGGCCAGCAGATGCATGGCCAGAAGCCCAGCACTTCCACCTAATCAAACCTACGCTGGGCCAGCATGCTCCTCACCCCCTGGGTCCCAGCTGCAGGACACACCACAAGTCCTGGACAAGAGCCCTCCTGTAGTTTTGACTATGCCACCTAGAAACTGGattcctccccatcccctacACACAGAGCTGTGCGGCTCTGCCTCAGCGTCGGTCACCGGGTATGCCAAGGAGTTTCTCTGCcatggcagcagagcagcactcACCTTGAAGAGCTCCTTCTTGATCCGTCCTTTCAGGAAGTCTTTGACAAACTGCGTGTTCTCCGCACGGTCATGGGATTCCTTAGTCCcctccttcagcagctctgaaaggTCGGTGGGACTGCAGGCAAACAGGGAGAGCTCCTTTCACCCCACTTCCACACGCAGTAATGAGTTTGTCTCTGCTGTGTCTGGAGGGATCCCCCTACTCCCTACCATCTCAGGCCCAGTTTGGAGAAGGTACAAGGTGGGATGTCTCCAGCCAGCCCTACAGGCTGGCACCaccaggaggaagcagcagggtGGCAGCAGCCAGAGGCTCCTTCGGCAGATGCAAGCGCCCATGCACCAACCAGACTTGCCATTTATGGAGGGCTGGGGCTTACCAGGGGCTCAGACCCAGGATGCTGAAGCAATTGCCAAGGAACCTCTGATCCCTGCACCATTACTTTTGCTTCTCATCCATGTGAGCCTGAATAATACTACAAAAGGAGGCCTTGAGCGTATGAAGAGCAACTATTGGGGCAGGCTAAAGGGCACAGGAGCCTCAGTGGTATCCTCCGTGGTCCctctggagaaggagaaaggctCAAGTAAGAGCAGATGCATACACCAGCAGGACCCTAGCTTTTCCAACTTGGGTATCAACTGTAGGAGAGGAGATGAGAGCCAAATGGCAAAACAGGGCAAGAACACccttaaaaagataatttatccTGAATCACACTGTTTTTGAAAGTTTCTACAAGTTGTCTTTCtaaaaaaatctctgattttAGGTTACAGCCACTGCACCTTACCTGGAGTTTGGTACAGTGTTATCAACATCTAAATTCACTCAAAATTATGCCAAAGTGCACCTTACAGTTTTTCTGACTGGCCTGCTACAGATAGCATGTTCATGTTAGCTGTGAGAGACAGACTTTGAACACTCCAGACCCACTGAGTGGCCGAACACTGCAGCCAACAGGCTAGACAAGGCCTGGATGCGCCGGGAGAGCCAGGTAGCATTAACTTCTTCTGAAACTGAGCCTGTCAAATCCAAGAGAAGTCAACCAGCCTATCTAGGTATTCTGGGAAGCACCCTATTCACCCTTCCCACCTTCAAGTCTGAAGCCTTGGCTTTTAGAGCATGTGtgtgaatttgttttttaaactaaccTCCAAGAAAAGATCCTTGCCTAGACCAGTGGGTATTCTGCAAAGGCAAGAGAGGCAGCTCACTGGAGCAGAGTTCACCTCTAGAGTcatctttcaaaacaagaaGCTGCTATCACATGAGGCTGCCCGCAAGCCATGGAAAACTGGCTCACCTTGGCCAGGAAGGCACAAACACAAATGCCAAATGgtcaaagcatttctgaaaggcaAGTTTGATAGTAGAGACTAAAAAAGTAACTGCTTGTTGTCAGCCTTAGCCAGATTGCTCCTTACCATCCCTTCCACCCTTCCAGTACAGTTTGATTAAACAGATTTTACTGCACATGTATTTGATTAATCACCTATTGGAGCCCTCACTCCTTTTCAGATGAGGAGAAAGATCACTCCTTTACGTGGAAGGTCTCCTGCCTTGCCCAAGACTCTGTCTGTGCCATGTTATGAGACAGGACTCACCTGACATTGTCATCTTCTGTTTCCTCATAGCGCAAgatttccccttcttcccccccctctGAGCCCTCCATAGCTGATGGCATTGATGGCATTGCTGGTCAGTGCTGGAGATGAGGCAATCTGAAAGGCAAAATTAGAGAATGGTTTTAGAGGGAAGCTGCCTTAGCAAAGGGATGGGTATGAAATGCTGAGCAGTCTAGCAAGGAGCCTCTGAGCTGCTTCACCACGCAGGGTGGTGAGGAGCAGCCACTGGCCATTTCCACTGCACACCAGGCACTTTCAAGGAAGCAGTGCTTGTTCAGTTCAGCTACCCCAGGTGAACCTCAACACTAACACCCAGTTCACAAAACATTAACCTCACAGGAGACCTACAACACAGCAAGCAGCCTGCATTAGGTTTCCCACTTCAGGATGGCTGCTGGTTGAAGATGGCCGCTGGTTGAAGATGGCCAAAGACCTCCATGTTAACAATCTGCACTGAAATTGTGAGCAAGCTGTTTTCCACTGGTGCTACCACTGGAGTCTAACCAACGTTAGACTCTGAGCAGAGTAACTGGAAAGCGAAGCACCTCTCCTTCAATCAGGACGAAGAACAAGCTACTTCGTTTCCACAGCAGTACAGAGCTTCCcctggaagaaagcagcagtgaattAGGCCAGCCAAGCTCTGAAGTCAGGTAGTGCACAGGGGAAACAAAAgccttccctgcagcagagTATATGAAGAGGAACTTCCAAAGCAGGGGCAGATTTCactgctctgccttccctgggCTATACTCCATGAAGAGCCAAAGCAGCTGCTATCTGAACAGAGTGAGCTGCAGACAGTTCCTGCTTCCACTCACACACTCCTCTCCTGCCTAGCAGGGTTCACTTCAAACCCCAGAAGTAACTGGGATCTCCCTCCccttttgcaaaaggaaaaaaagtctccttGGATGTAGCAGGATGCACAAGACATACCCAGAAGCAGGAGCAAGACACCTGGCTTACACCAGCCAAACACCCCTGTTGAGCCAGAAATCCAGCCACCTCATTTATAAAATGGACCTGTAATCAGCTTTGTGCGGAGCAGCACCACTACCTTAGCAGGCAGCCTTGCCAGATGAGCAAGGAACTAAGCTGCTTGCTGGCTCTTTGGAAAGCACTCACTGTAAGAGAGCCATCCCTCATGCTCTCCCACATCAGTTCAGTCCCCCTTGGTGGGCTGCATCCGCAGGCTCGCTGCTCAGCCCACGTGCGGGGGCTGGGAGAACAGCAGACAAGCAGCTGCGACCTCACCAAGCTCCTTAGCACAGGGCCAGAACCAGCACATCAGTTGCTGGCTCCTGGCTCACACCAAGCACACCAGTTATAGATTAACCACCCTCCCGCTCCTCACCCCCAAGTTTCTAAGCCCTGTTTTACAGCCGCTCTCACTGCCCTCCACGCTCCGGCACAGGACTCggccagcagtgctgggagccAGGTCTGAGCACCCATCCCCAGGTGCAGCACAGCAAGGCTCGAGCACAGCGCTGGGTTAGGACGACACATCACCAGGGTGAAGGTTTCCCCTGTGGTCACACAGCCTTTGGGCTCACCGGGACAGAGCCTTCACCAAGGGGAGGACTGACCAAAATGCATTACTTCGTGACGCCAGCTAGcccagtgcagcagcagaagtcatTTGGGGTGACAGCCCTACATTCCCATtgcccttccctgcaggacCAGGCACGGCACAGCCTCCCCATCCCTCGGCTAGAGAAGTTTAGGGCAGGATGATGCAGCCGAGGCGGAAAGGCACACGAGCACAAGGGCTCAGAGATATTTGAGGAAACAAGGTTCAGGTGCTGTATTGTCTATTTGATCACTCACTAGAACAGCAAGCACCCTCACACCGGGACAGCAAACAGGACCTTACCTTCACACATCACACAGCTTCAGCTTCAAACACTGGGAAATGCCCACCGTGGGGAAGGGAAGCTAAAGCAAAGAGGCAAATAACCTGCCCGGGCTCAGCCAGGAGCCTGTCACGGGCACAGTGGGGAACAGCCTGCTTGCctcacagcacagcacagccagcctCCTGCCAATAGAGTTGCACAAGTTCTGATGACACCCCAGCTTCCTGCTCAGCTTACTTCAGGCCAGGCACTGCTCAAGAAATGCAGATTCCAAAATTAAACTAGACGAACTGGTTCCAATTTATCTTATACTTCCAGAGAGCCAGAGTCCTGGAGGTAGGGTGTGCTGCCTCTGCACACTGCCAGGTCTGCAACAGCCACTGGTACAAAGCTGCAGGTGAGAGCAGAGCTACAAAGAGCACTTCAGCACCGCTCATCTTGGAAGAGGCCTGAAGGCTGACATTAAATCCAACCCAAAGGAACACACCAGATCAAGCCTCAGAAACTAGTAGTCAACAGCAGCAATGGTTCAAGGCTCCCAATGGCCAGACATACACGGCATGGCTCCCGAGATCATCGTTGTACAAGACACGTTTGCTAACTTACTGGTTAGGGCCTCC
Above is a genomic segment from Ciconia boyciana chromosome 13, ASM3463844v1, whole genome shotgun sequence containing:
- the HMOX2 gene encoding heme oxygenase 2, translating into MPSMPSAMEGSEGGEEGEILRYEETEDDNVSPTDLSELLKEGTKESHDRAENTQFVKDFLKGRIKKELFKLATVALYFTYSALEEEMDRNKDNPVFAPLYFPLELHRREALVKDLKYFYGEDWKEKIQCSEATQHYVDRIHHVGQHEPELLVAHAYTRYMGDLSGGQVLKKVAQRALKLPSTEEGIQFYMFDNISNAQQFKQLYRARMNALDLDKNTKERIVEEANRAFRFNMQVFDELDKIGRSLTEEAQDGGFPVHDGKGDLCKCPYYADKLGGKAGPGCPYHAALALAKQPLVQLILAACVAVAAGAAAWYIM